Proteins encoded by one window of Porphyromonas vaginalis:
- the thiC gene encoding phosphomethylpyrimidine synthase ThiC, translating to MKQKDQTDNLNISQGPLPGSTKIYVTGSRPDIRVPMRRITLSDTIDEEGVRHNNGSVVVYDTSGPYTDPDYHVDPHQGLPKIRQQWIEERGDTTRLKEQSSEYGRKRRQDASLDHLRFAHLNDQPLVGTEEHPVTQLYYARQGIITPEMEYVAIRENQLIDEIREQYPQHLGESFGANIPERITPEFVRDEIAAGRAILPNNINHPESEPMIIGRNFLVKINANIGNSPITSSIQEEVEKAVWAIRWGADTIMDLSTGRNIHETREWIIRNSPVPVGTVPLYQALEKVKGQADKLTWELYRDTLIEQAEQGVDYFTIHAGLRWQFIPLTMKRLTGIVSRGGAIMANWCTTHKRESFLYEHFDEICQICARYDVGISIGDGLRPGSIADANDEAQFAELRTLGELSRIADKHCVQVLIEGPGHVPMQRIKENMDLQLDLCNEAPFYTLGPLVTDIAPGYDHITSAIGGAMIAWRGTAMLCYVTRKEHLGLPNKDDVKEGVVTFKLAAHAADLAKGHPGAYYRDYAMSKARYEFRWKDQFHLALDSETALQYHDETLPAEGHKEAHFCSMCGEHFCSMRASRQLQKRIEDDK from the coding sequence ATGAAGCAAAAAGATCAAACGGACAATCTAAACATCTCTCAGGGTCCACTCCCTGGCTCTACTAAGATATATGTCACCGGCTCTCGCCCCGACATTCGCGTGCCGATGCGTCGCATCACACTCTCTGACACCATTGACGAGGAGGGTGTACGGCACAACAACGGCTCGGTCGTAGTCTACGACACCTCGGGGCCCTACACCGATCCCGACTATCATGTCGATCCGCACCAAGGGCTACCTAAGATACGCCAGCAGTGGATCGAGGAGCGTGGCGACACGACGAGACTGAAGGAACAGAGCTCGGAGTATGGTCGCAAGCGGAGACAAGACGCTTCGCTAGATCATCTGCGCTTTGCCCATCTCAACGACCAGCCGCTCGTAGGCACCGAGGAGCATCCTGTCACGCAGCTATACTATGCGCGTCAGGGGATCATCACCCCCGAGATGGAGTATGTCGCTATCCGTGAGAATCAGCTCATTGACGAGATCCGAGAGCAGTACCCACAGCATCTAGGCGAGAGCTTTGGAGCTAATATCCCGGAGCGCATCACCCCTGAGTTCGTCCGTGACGAGATCGCTGCTGGACGAGCTATCCTCCCCAACAACATCAACCACCCGGAGAGCGAGCCGATGATCATCGGACGCAACTTTCTCGTCAAGATCAATGCCAACATTGGTAACTCGCCCATCACCTCCTCTATCCAGGAGGAAGTTGAGAAAGCGGTCTGGGCTATCCGCTGGGGTGCTGACACCATCATGGACCTCTCTACGGGGCGCAACATCCACGAGACGAGAGAGTGGATCATTCGCAATTCGCCAGTACCTGTAGGCACCGTGCCACTATACCAAGCTTTGGAAAAGGTCAAGGGACAGGCAGACAAGCTCACCTGGGAGCTTTACCGCGACACGCTCATCGAGCAGGCGGAGCAGGGTGTCGACTACTTCACCATCCACGCCGGCTTGCGCTGGCAGTTCATCCCGCTGACGATGAAGCGTCTCACTGGTATCGTCTCTCGTGGCGGTGCTATCATGGCGAACTGGTGTACGACGCACAAGCGTGAGAGCTTCCTCTACGAGCACTTTGACGAGATCTGTCAGATCTGCGCTCGCTACGACGTAGGTATCAGTATCGGTGACGGCTTGCGTCCTGGCTCTATCGCCGATGCCAACGATGAGGCACAGTTTGCCGAGCTACGTACGCTGGGTGAGCTATCTCGCATTGCGGACAAGCACTGCGTGCAGGTCCTCATCGAGGGCCCTGGTCACGTACCTATGCAGCGTATCAAGGAGAACATGGACTTGCAGCTAGACCTTTGCAACGAAGCTCCCTTCTACACGCTCGGGCCGTTGGTCACTGACATTGCCCCAGGCTATGACCACATAACTAGTGCCATAGGTGGTGCTATGATTGCGTGGCGCGGCACAGCGATGCTCTGCTACGTGACCCGCAAGGAGCACCTAGGCCTGCCCAACAAGGACGATGTCAAGGAGGGTGTCGTCACCTTCAAGCTCGCAGCCCACGCGGCCGACCTAGCTAAGGGACACCCAGGCGCATACTACCGCGACTACGCTATGAGCAAGGCACGCTATGAGTTCCGCTGGAAGGATCAGTTCCACCTAGCACTCGACAGCGAGACCGCACTTCAGTATCACGACGAGACGCTACCCGCTGAGGGACACAAGGAGGCACACTTCTGCTCCATGTGTGGTGAGCACTTCTGCTCGATGCGTGCTAGTCGTCAGCTGCAGAAACGCATCGAGGACGACAAGTAA
- the thiS gene encoding sulfur carrier protein ThiS: protein MQVTINKTPHDLPAGTSLLEAVSPVVATLDHTALAVNHRVIPRDAWPTHQLCEGDAVTIITAAMGG, encoded by the coding sequence ATGCAAGTAACGATCAATAAGACTCCCCACGACCTGCCGGCAGGTACCTCGCTACTAGAGGCGGTATCGCCTGTCGTCGCGACGCTCGACCACACGGCGCTAGCGGTCAACCATCGTGTCATACCACGTGACGCCTGGCCTACGCACCAGCTCTGCGAGGGTGATGCTGTCACGATCATTACCGCAGCAATGGGTGGCTAA